Below is a genomic region from Lampris incognitus isolate fLamInc1 chromosome 2, fLamInc1.hap2, whole genome shotgun sequence.
cccactgccgggattggtagcgtgtggcactgagaCTTAAGTTAGTCaaactgttgatgattacattatcagggtcactgagccggcaaataaatttatacatgagatttcttagaagagcctgaaaggtactgactcctgcagccacaaacacttcacttgcactacaccatccatccagccattatccgaaccgcttaacctggtctcagggtcgcggggatgctggagcctatcccagcagtcattgggcggcaggtggggagacactctggactcctatctaggtctttttagtagtattctcatagcatcattataagctactcgaagcctctgttttttgtagtttgaccacaggtgtgcagtatagagtgttgtacaatatgtagtctgaccacaggtgtgcagtatagagtggtgtacaatatgtagtctgaccacaggtgtgcagtatagagtggtgtacaatatatagtttgaccacaggtgtgcagtatagagtggtgtacaatatgtagtctgaccacaggtgtgcagtataaagtggtgtacaatatgtagtctgaccacaggtgtgcagtataaagtggtgtacaatatgtagtatgaccacaggtgtgcagtatagagtggtgtacaatatgtagtctgaccacaggtgtgcagtatagagtggtgtacaatatgtagtctgaccacaggtgtgcagtatagagtggtgtacaatatgtagtctgaccacaggtgtgcagtatagagtggtgtacaatatgtagtctgaccacaggtgtgcagtataaagtggtgtacaatatgtagtctgaccacaggtgtgcagtataaagtggtgtacaatatgtagtctgaccacaggtgtgcagtatagagtggtgtacaatatgtagtttgaccacaggtgtgcagtataaagtggtgtacaatatgtagtttgaccacagggggcagtatagagtagtgtacaatatgctctggacagagacatcttcacactaactgaacacgtgccaaacttgcgtgacagagtgtgTGCTTGCGCATACATCATGcaacattgcctataaatatcatcatcgtctgtcatttgttcagtaatatagtgcccaagatatttcaccttattacacaccccaagattattatcagaccatTTAAAACCAGGAagttttagatgattgacctctttggttctgcagatcatgacaacactcttactagcattgcatTTGACATCGTGCTCCACAccgtacacacaacatatatcaaggagctgctggagaccagcactacagggcctaaggatgacaaggtcatctccatacataatatggttcaccaaggtattacccatcatgcacccagtgttacaggctttcagctgcttggacaaatcatcaatatagagattgtagagaactggggacagaattcccccttgtctgacaccactgctaaccccaaatggggctgaaacactagtACCCCATTTCACTCGCATAGTCTGGCGGGCATCCCAATAAGCCAGGATTCTCACAGCGTATTTGGGgaccccctctttgactcaatttaacaaacaacttcctatgattaacacgatcagaagctttagaagcattaataaaacacataagaaccgatgagttttggcctccgtatttgttaatatgaacgaatgaatgagtgaatgaatgacccGTCCAGGGGGGTCACCCTGGCCCGACGACTTCACTTGTGAAACAAATCTCTATATAATATAATGACAACGTACAATAGGAATGAGTCTTGTCTTTGGTGTTTTCTGAGTCTTGTCATTCCAGCTGTTAATTGGCTGGTTTCAACTCGTTGGTATACATACAGAATAATACGGGAAGCAAGACGGGACCGTAGCCTCAAGTGCAAAAATCGAAGGGAAGAGACGCCTGTCTCACGAGGTAAATCCAACAAAGTAGGACACTTCTGGACGAGCCGGTGACTCTATATACCTCTAGCAACAACGGATAAGCGGTCTCACTGCGGTGTCCTACCAAAGCTGCAAAGTGAGCTGATCGGTGTCACGATTATCTGCCTTCTCCCTCACGGCCACTAGAGGGCATCGGTGATCTTTAAAaatcccatttatttattttttgcttttgatctactttttttttttttttttaaattcatagcCAACCATCGCCAAAAGGATCCCTTGTGCTACCCAATTTCACAGCTtcgattttttttcttaatcCTCCATCACACCTCGGTCCGCAAAATTCAGCGCAGAGGACAAAAGAAACCCAAACGTTTGCAGCCCAGGTCAGAAAGGTGCGGGGCAACGTTTCAATATAGGGGGATGTAAAGAGAAGTGATTTGCCTTATCGACCTCAACCGCTCCTCACAGTGTCATCGCAAGAGGACAGGAGGGCAGGCTGGTGGGTAGCCAAGTTTGAAAATTAGCCACAGCCCTATtttgcaaggaaaaaaaaaatattgttttgttgttgttgggatATATTTTTGTATGCTACTCCGATTCGTCATAACTCGTCCCGGTGTTCGGGGGTCCGCATTTGTCGCATCTATGGAATAGAAGAAGCGCTGCTGCAGCTCGGGGAAGATCGGCTGAAGGTGCGCACTGCCGCCAGGACGcacgcatccatccatccatccatccgtccatcaccTATATAAAGCAAACCTGCGTTTCGGCGGTGCTGTTATTACAGGCAACCCATCATGTGGATTATTTTGAGCTTGGTTTTGACGGCGACCTACATCGACGGTGGCCGGGGATGCCAGCTGCCCCACGACTGGAGACCGCAGACAGAAGCGTGCCGCGCCGAGCTGGCCGAGATCATAGTGTTCGCCAAAGTGCTCGCCTTGCACAAGGACTCGTACAGCGTCTACAACTACTTGCCCTGGCAGTACGACACGGACCTGTTCTTCTCTGCAGAAATCGAGCTCTTGTGTGACCAGGCATGGGGCAGCATGCTGGAGGTGCCGGCGGGCTCCAGGTTCAACGTGACCGGCCTGGGCTACTTCCCCTGTTTCTCCTACAGTGTCACCGAGAACAACTCCTACTACTTCTTTCTAAGGTAACGACACGCCGACGTCTTCCACAGATAAGGCCGGACGTCCGCAGTCTGAACCCGCTCAGGGGCGATGCGCCGCTCGATTGCTCGAGTTCTGGGTCTGTTGAAAAACTTGCACAAAAAACGAAATCCGTCAAATGTGCTCCCTGATAGTACCAGGCTTGACGATATGTTAAAGGTCTTTATGCAGATGTGTCGACATTAATTGACGACCGAGACTATCTGCATGCCCATCTGCGGTGTCAGAATTGTCTTCGTGGCTAACGAGATATACCCACGACAGAAAGGCTGCAGCCAGCTATCACAAAAGAAGAGAGGGACACGACAGGATAGAGGAACGTGAAATGTATATCAAGGTGGCTTGAAAATCGGGGCTGAGAGCAggttctcacacgcacacacacgcacactgtccCAGTAACAGGCCCACATAGTAGTGGAAGGGACTTTTAAAGGCATCggtgataaaaataataataataattaaaaaaaaaacgaaaccaaGCAGGCAGAGTAGGCAGTTGTAGATTTATGGAGCAAATATCAACGCTAAGCCTCCTCCCGTATACGAGAAGCAGATGGGGGAGCGAGGCCGCTCGCGCCGGGATAGACGCTCGTAAGTTATCTCAGGTGTCCGTATCTGCAGGCTGCTTGCGGAATGCGAAACCGAGCGTTGCTGCAGAGGAGCGTGTGTGGGGAATTGGTTTTACCTGGACGCGTGAAGGCTGAAACGCGAGGTCgaaaacgacacacacacacatttatttcgCTATTCATTAAAGGTGCGTTTTCCAAGCACATCCATCATCattgcaccccccctccccctccccccccccagccatcagTTGGGTATTGAACCCCTGCTCCTCAGAAGTGGCTTAATTCTATTTATTTACTTCTTCGGCTCCGTGCGGAGCCGTGTGTCTCGGCACGGTTCGGTTCGGCTGGGCACGGACATGGACTTCGGCCGACATTTTGTGCCTCTGATCAAAACGCATCGCCGCGCCGCTTACTTCCAGGACCACAATTTGAAGCCTGTAAGGACTTAAAGATGTGGGTGACCTCATGTGCTGTGACGAGGCGCACCACGTAGGAAAGAGCCGCGGGGCGCTGCTCTGCAGACGGGCGGGAGGAGGTGGCGGAGGGTTTCTAGCAGAGGTAGTCGTATAAGCGCGGGGggcgggcggcggcggcggcggcggctcggGACATTGGTCTCGGGGAATTCGTGGACTTGGCGCTGCGCTGTACGGAGTCCCTCGGGTCAGATGGACGCTAACCCTTTACAGGACACTTTCCGCACATGCGCTCTGCGGGTCTGTGCGTATTGGCCTCGGCGTGGGGACAGGTACGGCGCGGTTGCGCAGGAAGACCCCGGCTGCATTCCGGCAGAGCGTAATTACAGAGCAGGGCGCTTGCGAAGAATTTACACCCACGGCAACTAACGGCGGGTAGACCAGGGGGATCGAACGCGCGCCGACAGGCCAAAACCGGTGTTTCTCACgcttccctgcccccccccacccccacccccacccccagcagaTTAGCAGACGGATAAGGCCCTCTCCCCAGAACCTTGAGGCAGACGGCGGGCGGCTCACCGGCATGCGGGTGTGCAGCAGCGGTGCCAAGAACAAAAAATAATATCAGTGTTTGGCtagagcgcgcgcgcgcacacacgcgcgcgtgtgcgtgtgtgcgcgcgcgcgcacgcacaaggCCCGCGAGGCAGCTGCAGAGGATGCAGGATGCGCCGCGATAAAATCAGTGCCGTTCAACAACAACACGCCCGTGGATTTCTTTGTCTATTCAGTGTGTAGTGGTTGtgatgctggggggggggagaagaagaagaagaagaagaagaaacccccctccccccgtctggGGTTTGGAGTTGGGGGGTCAAATTCCCCGAAATCACTCGTAAAGGGGCTCGATTAAAAACACAGACGTTCTGCTGCTTAAAGCGGTAAAAGcaaacccaccccacccccaccccacccccaccccacccccatcccccaaaTAAGCCCAATGTAAGACGATAAAAAatgccgtgtttttttttttattggcttACATAAAACCCGGAGAGGAGGCCCTCGTGTCACGCCAGCCGCTGCTGGACGGCGAAAAACAACGACTGGCCGGACTCACGCCTCCAGACGCTTTTGGGACTTCACCCCGGAGAGACCCAATCATAAACCTTTCACAGGCGAGCTCGGAattcggttgttgttgttgttgctgttgttgctgctgctgctgagcggTCTCCAGAACACGTTCTCGTCCCGGTCTCCGGCAGATTTCCGTTTCCTGTAACGGTGACCCCCGCAATCTTGCCCGAGAACAACACGTCCTCCCCCAAAATCAATCACGTGCATCAGCTCCCAGGGCGGGACGAGACGGAGCTAAGCACGGGGGGAGCGAGGCGGCTCTGCGTCCTCCCCTGGGACCTTTAAATTAAACACAACAgtctgggcgtgtgtgtgtgttttgttttgtttttcttcttcttcttcttcctctgctttCTATGcgaccccagatagcaaaacagctgtggcccggacccgtcccgcacccgacactttcatccggcccacgtaccgcgtggaatgatgggcGCTTGCgcggcccgctcctgtttgccagatttgGGTcggaaccgagccatagcaatgccgcacgtGCCACGTATTTGctgaaggtggcccatatttgttttgggatatttgggccatattcaccatttaccccacgggccacttcagggtcacatccagatgacatgttggccccagagcaccgcatctttgccccaaaaaaaggcccacatgtgatttggtatatttgggccatatttgctgttatacatgtgggccacttcaggctcacatccattttgtcagggccagaagaaggccgtcagtgccgcatcaccgcccgaagtggcccacatccggatgctgtctggccTGGGACGTTAAAATCTACGAAAACTCCAGCCGTCGTCTCGTCCCTTCGTGGAGATCAACGTCGATGTCGGAAGAAAGCGATGTGGAAGGCAAACGGCGGCGGAGTCTAAGCAGGCCCCCGCCACCGAAGAGGGCTCAAACCGCTACACGTTAACACATCACAGCCGAGGAAATCTGGTTCTTCGGACACATGAGATATACATCCAGCCTCTAAAAATAACATCGGTGAAACCATCTGTAGTAGTGTGGTCTGcactggggggcgggggggggtgaggtggggggggaGATGTTTGTTCCCGCTGAAGATGTTGGCTGAGGCGGACCCTAAAACACACTCCGCGGGGGTCTGCTGCAGTCTCAAAAACCTTGTAGCCCGTCATAGTTGTGTGCAGTGTGGGGCCAGACTACTACATGACTACATGTGGGAGTTATCTCCCACTGCCGCCGGATCACATTTAATACGGTAGTCTGGTTCGGTTACTTTTCTGTTACAGCAATTCGTGAACCCCGCCAACGGACGTAAACCACCAGAGGCTGCAGGCTCTTCCTCTGGATCCACGGCTCTCCCTGAACCTCCGAGTCGATGCGCGGCCTCtgacccctccccccccgcccTCCCCCCGCTGCCACAGCAAAAGCATCAATCTTTCTCGTGCACTCTCTCAATATCCCAGAAGCTCGAGCAACATTCATACGTGCACATGCAGGCAGTTGCTCACCCATGCACACAAAACTGCTTTTTTCTATACTcgtgaggaccccccccccacattgacTACATCCATTCCCTATAGCCCCTTACCCTAGCCTCAACCGTCAGAACTCCATagtaccccaaccttaacctaatcctaattcgaaCCTAAACCTGAAACCAAAGTCTTAAACCCAAAATAGACAGACCCTTTAAAGAAGTGAGAACCAGCCAACATGACCTCACTTTGCAAATATGTGCTCACTGCTGTGGTTAAACATTCAAATTGGACCTCACgaatatgcacgcacgcacacacacgcacacacacacacacacacacacacacacacacacacacacacacacacacacacacacacgtgtatgcacacacatgcatgcaggcacacgcgcgcgcacataaAACACACCATTTCTGATGGACAGGGATGATCAAGCTTTTGATGTCCCTCATGGGACACAAGATGGAATCCAGATGCACGGAAAACATGCTGCTGCAGttacttcctcctcctccgcgcGCTTCGCACAGACGGAGGAGATATGAGCCCCGCGGAGTCTGTCCCTGTGTCCCGTAACTCGCTGATTTGACCTTGTCCACTTTGGGCTTCAATTAAACTTTTCGAGAACATTCCGGGTGCATCAACTCTGCATGTGTATGGGGAAGAAGCCAGAgggtttgtcttttcttttctttgctaTGTTCATACAGTCCTCCCAGGCAAAGTCGTTATTTCCCATGGCTTACACATCTCTCGAACGATGCGAAGATATCAGGGTACGTATTTAAGCCCCGGTGGGAGTTGAATTGCCTCCCCTTTGCCCTCCTCTtatatagtatttttttttttttttgctttctcaaGGTCCACCTCTGGTTAAGCACCGCCATCTTTCACTACGGTAATGCTTGATATACGGGGAGACGTTTCAGTTCGTCCTACAAAAAACTTGTTTCACGtaaacgcgcgcgcgcacacacacacacacacacacacacgcacacacacgcaagcgAGGGAAGTTACTTTCAGGCTGCCACATGTTAACTGGCTGGCTGCTTGTAATTATAGAATAACTCCAATCTGCCTGCTTAAGTCTGCACACAGTCATCAACATGAAGAAACCCATCCACCCTGCAGACGCAGATGcagacacagatgcagacacacacacaaacaagttggTTCATCGAGACTTATCAGCTTATTTGTAATATATCAATCCGAGGTAAGAGATGCATCTAAATTTCGTGGCTGTAGAACAAGACGCAGCCAAAACCCATTCGGATTTCCTGCACTTGAGCTCGTGGTTCATTAAACACACGCGTGACCATCAGCAAGGCCTCATGTTGAGCAGCCGAGGCCTGAGATAAGTTTGCAGGCCTTACGTGCAGTACGGAAGACAGCGATGAAATACATCGATCTTCTTTTGCAGCCTGCAGGCAAGCAGGACTCCGGGAAATTCAGTGCAAAATACATCTGCAGAATTATTCATAACACGTTTGTCTACATGCAAGCGTCATCGTTATTCCACTTCTGTGCCATTAGTGTCATTAGTAGCGCCCTATAAACCCGAACGAAGAAAACACACAGGCGGTGACAGCAAAACAAGTCCGGCAAAACATTTCACAGATAATGGTGACTTGTTGATATGGGAACAAACATAGAGGCAACACGGTTTCCTTATCAGTGAGCATCGGGTAGAATGTGCAGAAGGGCAATAAAACGCTCCGCTCACTCCACAACAGCGAGGCAGGCCACAGCGATGGGCTGCAAATCACCCGGCGTGCAGGAAACCTCAGCAAGTTACAAAGGGGAGCTTGCTGCTACAGTGACGTAGCTGTATCTGCATGACGATACTGGATGTGTTTTtaattttgtggggggggggggcgaatttTCCCCTAAACATGCGGCCAATTTTGCTTTGTGCTCCAAATGTCCTACGTATTTCAGTGTAGTGACTATTTGTCGAAATATCTCCCCGTCTACAACAATGTTAGATGTCTGTGTGCAAATCTTTGTTCgttttgtaaccggttattttcttgcccggtgcgggattcgatacgaggtgtactgcaccacaaggcgacatcactaaccgctctactaataagacccgttagctaggggctaacgtgtcttattagtagtttacagtttgTTTGTCAGTTAACggccgttttgttttgttttatttatttatttaggacccccccccccaaccttccgaattgtacttggccaattaccccactctgccgagccggtcgctaccagagccctagaaagagagagagttacgggtcagaacgcgagagggccacgtggttcatgtagccgccgaagagttccaaacgaagcttggtgggtcatttaaatgaactgctgacacgttagcccctagctaacgggtctgaccctttagccgagcggttagtgacggcgccttgtggtgcagtatatcccgtatcgaatcccgcagcgggcaagaaaataaccggttacactactaaccaatattttcagatttttacatttatatatagaaatagatgtattccaacgtgacacatactctatgcgcatgtgtaggcattgacgagctgtcacgctttcaattacatcgttaatttgattcaaacgtgctcgTAAAATGGTCACCGTTAAAATGTCAACCGCAGCTTCTTACCAGTAAATTAACCTTtaattaatgcgagaaacacgccttcgccatagaaatccgcACTGTTTGgagctatccggggctcccatgatccgccattgctgttaaataatcgGCCCATTGACGTccacggagttgacgtaactctctctttctcgggCTCTGGGTCGCTaaccctcccggtcgctgctccgccccctctgccgacccggggagggctgcggaccaccacacgcctcctccgatacacgtggagtccccCGCCGGCCGCTTCctctcacctgacagcgaggggtttcgccaggcggacgtagcccgtgggaggatcacgctattccccgcagcccCCCCGCCCGCGACTGACCAGACGAGACGCTAGAGGACTCCGAgtccggtgtcggaagatggcggcctcacccggtaccgtccatgcagtgtctttgtccacgtctaagatttgtcttcgtttgatggctgggagggaggggggggcaggctaagctaaccggttattttcttgcccggtgcgggattcgtacgaggtgtactgcgccacaaggcgacatcactaaccgctcggctaaagggtcagacccgttagctaggggctaacgtgtcttattagttgcaggccggcagttccgacaacaccgagggcggtttggcgACGGTCTGGCGTTGTTGACCGAGGTGTTTGGATGTCGTCgtggggagtgcggggaggtgtgtggagggtGGCCGGCTGGGACGGCTTGGTCtgtttcgtccggtgggcccggggaaccacggcccctgcctggagccgcgccCGAGCAGGAAacgcccgagggcggtctgacaggacgcggaagcggggcgggctaagctaaccgctagcccgcgcagaccggcggttctgacgttcgtcctggctggcgttcgctcccttGCGCAGGGATTGCTTTTTGTTTAGTTTCGATAtactgtgtgttagtctgggtatgtgtgttcttgtggtttttggacgtgtttttgtctttgtgtcgtaccgctgtgggctggggacgcCACTTctcttcatttcatgtatgcaaatgCATGAAGCTAAATGGCAGTGTTcccagtgcagcggccaggacacgtacccacatccggcttccctcccgcagacacggccggagGTCACATGGGGGGATtggaaccggcggtccccgtgttggtaggctgtggtatagaccgccacgctaccccggACGCCCCAAGGGTTGTTTTTATCTAGAAAAACAGGATAGAATTTGAAAGCCACATGTTGTACACAAGTGTGGAGAATGTGGAAAAGAATGGCTTCTTTTTCTGTCGCTGCCCCTTATTTCTCTACCTTACATGCAGCGGTCACATGGGACCAGGCcgttgaagtaatacttggggtagtattggtcgaggatcaacgaccacaccgggttataggacTCAGGTtcaatcgtggctcagtaggcagacgtaataaccatacatggtagtggtgtaaccataataacagtccgggtagtacataacacctagtgtagttccagtggctatacatagcattatatcagtggttctccacctttttggggtcctggaccccctgcgtatttttgatctaccccgaggacccctccacctgatcttgggggggggggggggttgcaatttgatagaaacagtagaaactgcattttaaattgcattatagcatttattcactctttggggcaaaaataagagctttcagttgtaacttagatatagttaacaaaacagaattcttatgcagtaactttcagatatatgtaacaaaacagaatatgtattcagtaactttcagatatatgtaacaacagaatttttatgcagtaacttttaacaatgcaaacgggagcgagatctcttattaaaatacaataaattacacttgtgaaacagatgtaattagagaaaagagtcctgttaccctttatagtttaggtagataaaggtctcagtcacatttgagtaaaataatcctatttctataaatgtcaggatcttttttttaaagatattttattttcacggaccccttgcaattacaccacggaccactaggggtccgcggacccccggttgagaaacactgcattatatcactacagccGTCAGGGCAGGAATCTGTCGCGGGGCCGTTGTTTAGGGAGTGTGACCATAAGGCTACCGTCGCTTGCCATTGGTTCCTTGTGGTTGTAGACACAGAAATTTacgcttattttattttattttatttttcttgctGCAGCCGGTGTAAGCTGAACTTGAAATGCCGCATTTACTTGTCTCCATTTAAACATTATAGATGGAgtatcattttgtttttgttttaagcaGCTCTGTGTTAACAGGCCCTGAATCATCCATTGTGTTTCTTGCAGTATTTTGTGGCTAACTTCAAGATTTTAATGAACAGTTGCTTTTGGCTCATCCCAGTTCGAAAAAAAGGAGAACAGTGCCAGTAACCTTGATATACCGAGTCTGCATTTTCCATCTGTGTCAACAGACGTGTTTTTTCACCGCTGACTTTCATTTTAATTCTTAAGGAAACACCTATGCTACAAGACACAGTTGgtcattggggaaaaaaaagataggcTCTATAACAAGGAGACAAATTGGGTGAAAGAGCTAAAGAAATAGGGTTGAGGATTACATCATTGCAAGTCATTAAACTCTCATAAATCCTCTTTCCAAACACACATCAGCTGACCATGTCTTTTTTCTCCTCTGTAGGATGGATGAGAACTACAGTATTATCCCTCATGGGGTTAACTTCCAGGACCCCATCTTCCCCGACACTGCAGACAACCACCGCATGTTCGCAAGCCTTTTCCAGTTTTCCAACTGCACACCCGGGACCCAGGTCCACAACTACGCCCCGGAGTGGGAGGCTCAGGAGGACAGTCGGGTATGAAGCCACATTAGCACCACCAAGCCAAGGCAAACGGCACAGTTTGGTACCTCTGTATTAATGAGAAGTCCAGCTATTGAGGACAACTCTTGCAAACCAGTGTAATGGAGAAATCATATGTATATTACCTGTATATAGTGAAAAGATATAGGGAAAAGAATGCATCAGTCCATAAAAATGCCTATAAGGCTGCTTCTGGCACATGAAAAATAGCTTTCAGCATTACACCCGATGGTCTTCAAAGGAAAACTATGACGATACCTGCAGGAGAAATATGCTCTCAGTGGTGCAAAGAGCATTCTGGGGCTGACTCAGACCAATAACTTATCATGTATAAGGGCCCTTAAGGCCGGCACTGCTACCCTGTTCAAAGCTAAGGGCATCACAGAGGTTAGATTCTGACATACCTGAGGTTTCTAAAATTTAAACCTTAATCCCTAGATTCATCCCTAATGCATACAACTGAGGGCCTGTCCATACTTTGCAAAACTCATTTGCAGCTAAACACCTAGGAGAAAACTCAAATGGCTATTCTTGAGTTAAAAAGTgtaagtctattctgttgcctaccaacacggggatcgccggttcgaatccctgtgttacccccggcttggtcgggcatccctacagacacaattggctgtgtctgcgggtgggaagccggatgtgggtgtgtggcctggtcgctgcactagcacctccactggtcggtcggggcgcctgttcgggggggatggggacctggggggaatatcgtgatcctcccacgcactacatccccctggcgaaactcctctctgtcaggtgaaaagaagtggctggcgactccacatgtatcggaggaggcatgtggtagtccgcagccctccccggatcggcagagggggtggagcagcaaccgggaaggctcagagagcgggggtgattggccgggtacaactggggagaaaaccagggttggggagggggggtgtaatAGATTCCATTCCATTATTCAAGCTACTTATTGAGGTcgtggg
It encodes:
- the ccdc3b gene encoding coiled-coil domain-containing protein 3, with the protein product MWIILSLVLTATYIDGGRGCQLPHDWRPQTEACRAELAEIIVFAKVLALHKDSYSVYNYLPWQYDTDLFFSAEIELLCDQAWGSMLEVPAGSRFNVTGLGYFPCFSYSVTENNSYYFFLRMDENYSIIPHGVNFQDPIFPDTADNHRMFASLFQFSNCTPGTQVHNYAPEWEAQEDSRLLCSTVQKALFEEEERVRTLSQKVRTLEKANGHLRDKVKNMKRLLRQARRETTKEQQTLSLKQLYDPDTPQTHPDQDTKQDQKRPPLKKVLAKKLKD